The Gallus gallus isolate bGalGal1 chromosome 5, bGalGal1.mat.broiler.GRCg7b, whole genome shotgun sequence region CCCCTTCCTTTCCCGGCTGTcccggcggcagcggcgggcgCCAATGAGGCGGCGCGTCCCGGCGGCGGCGCTCGGGTGGGCGGGAGCGGAGGGCGGGCCGCGGGCGGGGGGCGGTGGCAGCACGCTCGGTTGTGAGTGAGCGAAggagtgtatgtgtgtgtgtgtgtgtgtgcgagCGAGTGCCATGGCCGGAGCCCGCTGAGAGTGACAATAGGAGCGAGCCGGAGCGCGACCCAGACGCCCACCGGGACCCCGTCACTCACCTGAGGCAGCTGCCGGCGGAAGAGGCCTTCCCTCCCTTCGCGGCGCCGCCCGGGCCGCCCGCACCGCGCCCGCCGCTCCCCCTCGCCTCGGCTCGGCTCCCCCCGCGTcccccccctttgccccccccctcccctctgccGCCTCCTCAGGGCCCCTCCGCAGGGCTCCGCCGGGAATGTGAGTGAGGCAGCAGGCATCGCAGGCAGGGGGCCGCGCCGAGTGCATGGGACTGAGCGCAGCCCGAGCAGCCGCCCGCTCCTGAAGCCGCCGCCAACGCCGCCCTGCGCCGGGGAGGCCGCCAACGCCGCCGAGGCCTACAGGCTGCTGCGCCGCCGCGGCGGGGACCGAGCCCGGCGCGTACCGCACTCCAGGCATCGGCCGCGCTCCGCCAAGCCCGGCTCaggccgccgccgcctcccccccGTCTCCGGCTTCTCAACCAGGAGGGTCAAGGTAACTCCATCGCGgcgtggggaggaggaggcccgggggggaagggggggcggTGAGGGGGCTGCGGGAGGACATGTTCCAGCTGCGGGGCTCCCGCCGGGAAATGACAGCCGATGGCagcgggcgggaggcggcggatGGCGGCGCGGCGGCCCCGGGCCCTCCCGGTTCGCTCCGTCGCTATTTTCACGTCCCCTCGCctcgccccccccctcccatctGGGGTGCGTGGCTTCGCCTTCCTCCCGGCGCTCCATCCTGCGAGATTACGACCCCTCGTAGGGAGAAACAGCGCTTAAGCTCCACAGCTTTCCTCCACGCAATAAATAATCtcaggttgctttttttttgttgtttttctttccttaaccccccccaccccgt contains the following coding sequences:
- the LOC101747773 gene encoding uncharacterized protein LOC101747773 isoform X1, which gives rise to MPAASLTFPAEPCGGALRRRQRGGGGQRGGTRGEPSRGEGERRARCGRPGRRREGREGLFRRQLPQVSDGVPVGVWVALRLAPIVTLSGLRPWHSLAHTHTHTYTPSLTHNRACCHRPPPAARPPLPPTRAPPPGRAASLAPAAAAGTAGKGRGARPEEERVVAATAAARRDGAVLLAHPWAGRERDTSAEHTGLDSALQSSPPASAMSCPSQTVFQFTHANTKTVQTDLFTVLLTCFTPSSISPDLPVISPSSRQ